From the genome of Pelobacter propionicus DSM 2379, one region includes:
- a CDS encoding methyltransferase, whose amino-acid sequence MTPGELLKLSGAYWSSCALHAGVKLDLFTKLAEAPATAGEIGRATDCDLRGITMLLDALAGLELLAKQGERYEATPFSADYLSKKSERYLGHIILHHHHLMDGWTRLDQAVRNGRPTWSGPSHSQDDSVRESFLMGMFNMANQSAPLITPAIDLSARKRLLDLGGGPGTYAIHFCRHNPQLRAVVFDLPSTRPIAERTVANAGLAERISFQAGDITSDPIAGGFDVLWVSQLLHGEGPASAAAILKKGVRALLPGGLVLVQEFILEDSRTAPLFPALFSLNMLVNTTEGQSYSQGELSRMLAEAGVRDIRRLELELPSGAGIITGVAG is encoded by the coding sequence ATGACCCCAGGGGAACTGCTGAAACTGTCCGGAGCATACTGGAGCAGCTGCGCGCTGCATGCCGGCGTCAAGCTGGACCTGTTCACCAAACTGGCGGAAGCCCCCGCCACGGCCGGGGAGATCGGCCGCGCCACCGACTGCGACCTGCGCGGCATCACCATGCTGCTGGACGCCCTAGCCGGCCTGGAACTGCTGGCCAAACAGGGGGAGCGCTACGAGGCCACCCCCTTCAGCGCCGACTACCTTTCAAAAAAATCGGAGCGCTACCTGGGGCACATCATCCTGCATCACCACCACCTGATGGATGGCTGGACCAGACTGGACCAGGCGGTCAGAAACGGCCGCCCCACCTGGTCCGGCCCCTCCCACAGCCAGGACGACAGCGTCAGGGAGAGCTTCCTGATGGGGATGTTCAACATGGCCAACCAGTCCGCCCCGCTGATCACCCCCGCCATCGACCTGTCAGCCAGGAAGAGGCTCCTGGACCTGGGGGGCGGCCCCGGCACCTACGCCATCCACTTCTGCCGCCACAATCCGCAGTTGCGGGCGGTGGTCTTTGACCTGCCCAGCACCCGCCCCATTGCCGAGCGGACGGTGGCCAACGCCGGCCTTGCGGAACGCATCAGCTTCCAGGCCGGGGACATCACCAGCGACCCCATTGCTGGCGGCTTCGACGTGCTCTGGGTATCCCAGCTGCTGCACGGCGAGGGCCCGGCCTCCGCCGCAGCGATCCTGAAGAAGGGGGTCAGGGCGCTCCTGCCGGGGGGGCTGGTGCTGGTGCAGGAGTTCATCCTGGAGGACAGCCGCACCGCACCGCTCTTCCCGGCCCTCTTCTCCCTGAACATGCTGGTCAACACGACCGAGGGGCAATCCTACTCCCAGGGGGAGCTGAGCAGGATGCTGGCAGAGGCGGGGGTGAGGGATATACGCAGGCTGGAGCTGGAGCTGCCCAGCGGGGCCGGGATCATAACCGGGGTCGCGGGATGA